One window of the Shewanella cyperi genome contains the following:
- a CDS encoding YaeQ family protein, which produces MALKATVFKVELDIADMDRHYYQQHALTLAQHPSETDERMMVRLLAFALNASDSLAFSKGLCVDDEPELWDREPSGEIRLWIEFGQADEKWLRKAAGRAQEVQLFAYGGRSVPIWWQQNAQALERYRNLKVIEIPEAQVKAMATLVGRSMKLNCSINEGQIWLSNDSDSVLIEPVVLKPL; this is translated from the coding sequence ATGGCACTCAAGGCCACTGTGTTCAAGGTCGAGCTGGATATCGCCGACATGGACAGACATTATTATCAACAGCATGCGCTGACCCTGGCGCAACATCCCTCCGAAACCGACGAGCGCATGATGGTGCGCTTGCTGGCCTTTGCTTTGAACGCCAGCGACAGCCTGGCCTTCAGCAAGGGGCTGTGCGTCGATGACGAGCCCGAGCTGTGGGACAGGGAGCCGAGCGGTGAGATTAGGCTGTGGATTGAATTTGGCCAGGCCGATGAGAAGTGGCTGCGCAAAGCCGCCGGCCGCGCCCAAGAGGTGCAGCTGTTCGCCTACGGCGGTCGCAGTGTGCCCATCTGGTGGCAGCAAAATGCCCAGGCCCTTGAGCGCTACCGCAACCTGAAGGTGATTGAGATCCCCGAGGCCCAGGTCAAGGCCATGGCCACCCTGGTTGGCCGCAGCATGAAGCTCAATTGCTCCATCAATGAAGGGCAGATATGGTTGTCCAACGACAGTGACTCGGTGCTGATTGAGCCCGTGGTGCTCAAGCCGCTGTAA
- a CDS encoding precorrin-2 dehydrogenase/sirohydrochlorin ferrochelatase family protein, protein MQYFPLFVDTHNLKVLLVGAGDVAARKLALLSRTFAQITVIAPDVCDEVHALAASGHVQLLQRPICEADISDWDLLYLATADNELNRHYANLARQKGIWVNVVDSPAECRFITPSIVDRGRLVVAISTAGAAPVFARDIRARLETWLPSSLAPLFDFIADKRPQVQQRLASVPQRRRFWERFFALNGDRFDDSTLDHFEQAFGCENWGGEGRDGELWLIDDATRADLLPIAALAPLQRIDCICSDISLPLELSELLRRDADRKVLPASSELSHALEAGQRLLVYGSADDIDRLKAQFPMARHLRPGAL, encoded by the coding sequence ATGCAATATTTTCCCCTGTTTGTCGACACCCATAATCTCAAGGTGTTACTGGTGGGTGCCGGTGATGTAGCCGCCCGTAAACTGGCGCTGCTGAGCCGCACTTTTGCGCAGATAACCGTTATTGCGCCGGACGTTTGCGATGAAGTGCATGCCCTGGCCGCCAGCGGTCATGTGCAGCTGTTGCAACGCCCTATCTGCGAAGCGGACATCAGCGATTGGGATTTACTCTATCTTGCTACCGCCGATAACGAGCTTAATCGCCATTACGCCAATCTCGCCCGGCAAAAGGGCATTTGGGTCAATGTGGTCGACAGTCCCGCCGAATGCCGTTTTATCACCCCCTCCATAGTCGACCGTGGCCGTTTGGTGGTGGCCATCAGCACGGCCGGAGCCGCGCCGGTGTTTGCCCGTGACATCAGGGCCCGGCTGGAAACCTGGCTGCCGTCCTCCCTGGCACCGCTGTTTGATTTTATTGCTGACAAGCGTCCGCAGGTACAGCAAAGATTGGCCTCAGTGCCCCAGCGGCGCCGCTTCTGGGAGCGTTTCTTTGCCCTCAATGGCGACAGGTTCGATGACAGCACTTTGGATCATTTCGAGCAGGCCTTTGGCTGTGAGAATTGGGGCGGTGAAGGACGGGATGGCGAACTGTGGCTTATCGACGATGCCACCCGAGCCGACCTGTTGCCTATTGCGGCATTGGCCCCCTTGCAGCGTATTGACTGTATCTGCAGCGATATATCGCTGCCACTGGAGCTGAGCGAGCTGCTGCGCCGGGACGCCGACCGCAAGGTCCTGCCAGCTTCAAGCGAGTTGAGCCACGCCCTGGAGGCCGGCCAGCGGCTGCTGGTTTATGGCAGTGCCGACGACATAGACAGGCTCAAGGCGCAGTTTCCCATGGCCAGGCATTTACGCCCCGGCGCCCTCTGA
- a CDS encoding rhodanese-like domain-containing protein gives MQHNPGFIALVESILPKVTEVSVEAYQADDSWQLLDVREDHEWLKDHLPGARHLGRGILERDIETRYPDKSTPLLLYCGGGYRSALAAYNLQLMGYTRVASLTGGYKAWVARDLPLVND, from the coding sequence ATGCAACATAATCCGGGATTTATCGCCTTGGTCGAGTCTATTTTGCCCAAGGTCACCGAAGTCAGCGTCGAGGCCTATCAGGCCGACGACAGCTGGCAATTGCTGGATGTGCGTGAAGATCATGAATGGCTCAAGGATCACCTGCCGGGAGCCCGTCATTTGGGCCGTGGCATTCTTGAGCGCGATATCGAAACCCGCTATCCGGATAAAAGCACCCCCTTGTTGCTCTACTGCGGTGGCGGCTATCGCTCGGCTCTGGCGGCCTACAATCTGCAGCTGATGGGTTATACCCGGGTCGCTTCCCTGACCGGTGGTTATAAGGCCTGGGTGGCTCGGGATCTGCCCCTGGTCAACGACTGA
- a CDS encoding putative signal transducing protein has product MEERKCLLTGGNLLQAHTWKGLLQISGIEVELRGEALLGGIGELPVDLQNVELWVSQSQLPQAQAQLDSLQCDLPKWQCVQCHEFNEGSFELCWHCSAERSEAHN; this is encoded by the coding sequence ATGGAAGAGCGCAAATGTTTGCTGACCGGCGGTAATCTGCTGCAGGCCCACACCTGGAAAGGGCTGTTGCAGATCAGTGGCATTGAGGTAGAACTCAGGGGAGAGGCCCTCTTGGGTGGCATAGGTGAATTGCCAGTGGATCTGCAAAACGTCGAGCTGTGGGTGAGCCAGTCGCAATTGCCCCAGGCCCAGGCGCAACTCGACAGCCTGCAATGCGATCTGCCCAAGTGGCAGTGTGTTCAGTGTCACGAATTCAATGAGGGCAGTTTTGAGCTCTGTTGGCACTGCAGTGCCGAACGCAGCGAGGCCCACAACTGA
- the secF gene encoding protein translocase subunit SecF, giving the protein MFQILTLKGSVDFLKHALPISIMSGILVLASLVSLATVGINWGLDFTGGTVVEMEFSQPQDLNKLRVALDRPETSGSVVQNFGSSRDILVRLQVREGIKSDDQVKLVLAEATKLDAAVVQKRVEFVGPQVGEELAEQGGLAVVVALICILIYVSFRFEWRLAAGSVAALAHDVIVTLGVFSVLQLEFDLTVLAGVLTVVGYSLNDTIVVYDRIRENFLKMRKSTPREVVNASITQTMSRTIITTGTTLITVVALFLKGGTLIHGFATSLLLGIFVGTYSSIYIASYLAIRLGVCREHMMPVEVEKEGADQPSMMP; this is encoded by the coding sequence ATGTTTCAGATTTTAACCCTCAAAGGCTCGGTAGATTTTCTCAAGCACGCGCTGCCGATCAGCATCATGTCAGGCATCCTGGTGCTGGCCTCTCTGGTGTCGCTGGCCACAGTTGGTATCAACTGGGGTCTGGACTTTACCGGTGGTACCGTGGTGGAGATGGAGTTCTCCCAACCGCAGGATCTCAACAAGCTGCGTGTGGCCCTCGACCGGCCGGAAACCAGTGGCTCAGTGGTGCAGAACTTTGGTTCCAGCCGCGATATTCTGGTGCGTTTGCAGGTACGTGAAGGCATCAAAAGCGATGATCAGGTCAAGCTGGTCTTGGCCGAAGCCACCAAGCTGGATGCCGCCGTGGTGCAAAAGCGTGTCGAGTTCGTTGGCCCCCAAGTGGGTGAGGAACTGGCAGAGCAGGGCGGCCTGGCGGTCGTGGTCGCACTGATCTGTATCCTGATCTACGTGTCTTTCCGCTTCGAATGGCGCCTGGCGGCGGGTTCGGTGGCGGCACTGGCCCACGACGTGATTGTGACCCTGGGCGTGTTTTCCGTGCTGCAGTTGGAGTTCGACCTGACGGTACTGGCCGGTGTGCTGACCGTGGTTGGTTACTCGCTCAACGATACCATAGTGGTGTACGACCGCATTCGTGAGAACTTCCTCAAGATGCGCAAATCCACACCACGGGAAGTGGTGAATGCCTCCATCACCCAGACCATGAGCCGGACCATTATCACCACGGGTACCACGCTTATCACAGTAGTTGCCCTGTTCCTCAAGGGCGGCACCCTGATCCACGGTTTTGCGACCTCACTGCTGCTGGGGATCTTTGTTGGTACCTATTCTTCCATCTATATCGCAAGTTATCTGGCGATTCGCCTGGGCGTGTGCCGCGAGCACATGATGCCGGTGGAAGTGGAGAAAGAAGGCGCCGATCAGCCATCCATGATGCCCTGA
- the secD gene encoding protein translocase subunit SecD: MLNKYPMWKNLMVVLIIAVGFFYAIPNLFGEDYAVQVVATRGAEVTVSTQTQVSELLAGKGIAVKRSELEKGQLLVRVNNAEDQLQAREAISDTLGDKFTVALNLAPATPEWLESVGGSPMKLGLDLRGGVHFLMEVDMGEAIRKMEEAKIADFRTQLRDEKIRYAGVNRTVKGIEIKFRDADTLNQAEAFLKSRGNDMLFSEQTGGGNFVLLATMSETYLRQVKEEALNQNITTIRNRVNELGVAEPVVQRQGAERIIVELPGVQDTARAKEILGATASIEFHMVDEKADVAAAVAGRVPAGSELYQQREGGPVVLKKEVMLTGDHITGAQPSFDQYSRPQVSIQLDAKGGSIFSDVTKDNIHKRMATLFIEYKDSGERNADGSVKMKKIEEVISVAIIQSRLGRNFVISGLGHAESQNLALLLRAGALIAPVSIVEERTIGPSLGAENINNGLQAMIWGMAVVLLFMMVYYRAFGVIANLALSANLIMVVGVMSMIPGAVLTLPGIAGMVLTVGMAVDGNVLIYERIREELRAGRSVQQAIHEGYGNAFSTIADANITTFITALILFAVGTGAVKGFAVTLMIGILTSMFTAIVGTRAIVNALWGGKRVKKLSI, encoded by the coding sequence GTGTTAAATAAATACCCAATGTGGAAAAACCTGATGGTGGTGCTCATCATCGCCGTTGGTTTTTTCTATGCAATACCGAACCTGTTCGGTGAAGACTATGCGGTGCAGGTGGTGGCAACCCGCGGCGCTGAAGTGACTGTGTCTACCCAGACCCAGGTCAGCGAACTGCTGGCCGGCAAGGGCATAGCGGTTAAACGCAGTGAATTGGAAAAAGGCCAGTTGCTGGTGCGCGTGAACAATGCCGAGGATCAACTGCAGGCCCGCGAAGCCATCAGTGACACCCTGGGTGACAAGTTCACCGTGGCGCTGAACCTGGCCCCGGCGACCCCTGAATGGCTGGAATCTGTGGGTGGTTCACCCATGAAGCTGGGTCTTGACCTGCGCGGCGGCGTGCATTTCCTGATGGAAGTGGACATGGGCGAGGCCATCCGCAAGATGGAAGAAGCCAAGATTGCCGATTTCCGCACCCAGTTGCGGGACGAGAAAATCCGCTACGCCGGTGTAAACCGCACGGTCAAGGGCATAGAAATCAAGTTCCGTGATGCCGACACCCTGAACCAGGCGGAGGCTTTTCTCAAGTCCCGCGGCAATGACATGCTGTTCAGCGAGCAAACCGGTGGCGGTAACTTTGTGCTGCTGGCCACCATGAGCGAAACCTACCTGCGTCAGGTGAAGGAAGAGGCCCTGAACCAGAACATCACCACTATCCGTAACAGGGTGAATGAGCTGGGTGTGGCCGAGCCCGTGGTACAGCGTCAAGGTGCCGAGCGCATTATAGTCGAATTGCCCGGGGTGCAGGACACTGCCCGCGCCAAGGAAATCCTCGGCGCCACGGCCTCCATTGAATTCCACATGGTGGATGAAAAGGCCGACGTGGCCGCCGCCGTTGCCGGTCGTGTGCCGGCAGGCTCCGAGCTGTATCAGCAACGCGAGGGCGGCCCTGTGGTGCTGAAGAAGGAAGTGATGCTGACCGGCGATCATATAACCGGTGCCCAGCCTTCCTTCGATCAATACAGCCGTCCCCAGGTATCCATTCAGCTGGATGCCAAGGGGGGCAGCATCTTCTCCGATGTCACCAAGGACAATATTCACAAGCGAATGGCGACCCTGTTCATCGAGTACAAGGACAGTGGTGAGCGCAATGCCGACGGCAGCGTGAAGATGAAGAAGATAGAGGAAGTGATTTCGGTTGCCATCATTCAGTCGCGCCTGGGTCGTAACTTCGTGATCTCAGGTCTTGGCCATGCCGAGTCCCAGAACCTGGCGCTGTTGCTGCGTGCCGGTGCCCTGATTGCCCCGGTCTCCATTGTTGAAGAACGTACCATAGGCCCAAGCCTGGGTGCCGAGAACATCAATAATGGTCTGCAGGCAATGATCTGGGGTATGGCAGTGGTATTGCTGTTCATGATGGTCTACTACCGCGCCTTTGGTGTGATAGCCAACCTGGCCCTGTCCGCTAACCTCATCATGGTGGTCGGTGTGATGTCGATGATCCCGGGGGCGGTGCTGACCCTGCCGGGCATTGCCGGTATGGTGTTGACCGTCGGTATGGCGGTTGACGGCAACGTGCTGATTTACGAGCGGATCCGTGAGGAATTACGCGCCGGTCGCAGCGTGCAGCAGGCCATTCACGAGGGTTACGGTAACGCCTTCTCGACCATTGCCGATGCCAACATCACCACCTTCATCACGGCGTTGATTCTGTTCGCCGTGGGTACCGGGGCCGTTAAAGGCTTCGCCGTGACCCTGATGATAGGTATTTTGACTTCCATGTTCACCGCAATTGTGGGTACCCGTGCGATAGTTAACGCGCTCTGGGGCGGCAAACGCGTGAAGAAACTGTCAATCTGA
- the yajC gene encoding preprotein translocase subunit YajC, which yields MFIANAYAAGPAPQGGGTMELVLMLAIFGLIFYFMIFRPQSKRVKEHKNLMSSLSKGDEVLTSGGIVGKIAKIGDDNDYILLALNDSTQITIKKDYIAAVLPKGSIQSL from the coding sequence ATGTTCATTGCAAACGCATATGCGGCAGGCCCGGCTCCCCAGGGCGGTGGTACCATGGAACTGGTACTGATGTTGGCGATTTTCGGCCTGATTTTCTATTTCATGATTTTCCGTCCCCAGTCCAAGCGGGTCAAAGAGCATAAGAACCTGATGTCCTCCCTGTCCAAGGGTGACGAAGTGCTCACCAGTGGTGGCATTGTTGGCAAGATTGCCAAGATAGGCGACGACAATGACTACATACTGCTGGCCCTGAATGACAGCACCCAGATCACCATTAAAAAGGACTACATAGCGGCGGTATTGCCTAAAGGCTCTATCCAGTCCCTGTAA
- the tgt gene encoding tRNA guanosine(34) transglycosylase Tgt has product MKFELDTTQGRARRGRLIFERGVVETPAFMPVGTYGTVKGMTPEEVRATGADILLGNTFHLWLRPGEEIMRKHGDLHDFMNWQRPILTDSGGFQVFSLGDIRKITEEGVHFRSPINGEKIFMDAEKSMQIQHALGSDVVMIFDECTPYPATEDEARKSMQMSLRWAQRSRDEFDRLENPNSLFGIIQGSVYEDLRDESLKGLLEIGFDGYAIGGLAVGEPKEDMHRVLEHVCPQIPADKPRYLMGVGKPEDLVEGVRRGVDMFDCVMPTRNARNGHLFTSEGVIKIRNARHRDDTSPLDAKCDCYTCKNYSRAYLYHLDRCNEILGARLNTIHNLRYYQRLMEGLRTAIETGTLDAFVEDFYTSQGREVPELKD; this is encoded by the coding sequence ATGAAATTTGAATTGGATACTACCCAGGGTCGTGCCCGTCGTGGCCGCCTGATATTTGAACGCGGTGTGGTGGAAACTCCGGCCTTTATGCCCGTGGGTACCTATGGCACGGTCAAGGGTATGACGCCCGAGGAAGTGCGTGCCACCGGAGCCGACATACTGCTCGGCAACACCTTCCATCTGTGGCTGCGTCCCGGGGAAGAGATCATGCGCAAGCACGGTGATTTGCACGACTTTATGAACTGGCAGCGGCCAATCCTTACCGATTCGGGTGGTTTCCAGGTGTTCAGTCTCGGCGATATCCGCAAGATCACCGAGGAAGGGGTACATTTCCGCTCGCCCATCAACGGCGAAAAAATCTTTATGGATGCGGAAAAGTCGATGCAGATCCAGCACGCCCTTGGCAGTGACGTGGTGATGATTTTTGACGAGTGCACCCCGTATCCAGCCACCGAGGACGAGGCCCGCAAGTCGATGCAGATGTCGCTGCGCTGGGCCCAGCGTTCCCGTGACGAGTTCGACCGGCTGGAGAACCCCAATTCATTGTTCGGCATTATACAGGGCAGCGTTTATGAGGACCTGCGGGATGAGAGCCTCAAGGGGCTGCTGGAAATCGGCTTCGACGGTTATGCCATTGGTGGTCTGGCCGTGGGTGAACCCAAGGAAGACATGCACAGAGTTCTTGAGCACGTCTGCCCGCAGATCCCCGCTGACAAGCCCCGTTATCTGATGGGCGTTGGTAAGCCGGAAGACCTGGTGGAGGGCGTACGCCGCGGTGTCGACATGTTCGACTGCGTTATGCCGACCCGTAATGCCCGAAATGGCCATTTGTTTACCAGTGAAGGGGTGATCAAGATCCGCAATGCCCGTCATCGCGATGACACTTCACCGCTGGATGCCAAGTGTGACTGCTACACCTGCAAAAACTATTCGCGGGCGTATCTGTACCACCTGGATCGTTGCAACGAGATACTCGGTGCCCGCCTGAACACCATACACAACCTGCGTTATTACCAAAGGTTGATGGAGGGTTTGCGCACCGCCATAGAGACGGGTACATTAGACGCCTTTGTTGAGGACTTCTATACCAGTCAAGGGCGCGAAGTTCCCGAGTTAAAAGACTGA
- the queA gene encoding tRNA preQ1(34) S-adenosylmethionine ribosyltransferase-isomerase QueA — MRLADFSFELPDELIARYPMPERSASRLLTLDGNSGALADRQFVELLELIEPGDLMIFNNTRVIPARLFGQKASGGKLEILVERMLDDKRILAHVRSSKSPKPGTEILLDGGYRMTMLARHDALFELALEDELSILDVLEAVGHMPLPPYIDRPDEDADKERYQTVYNQKPGAVAAPTAGLHFDQQMLADLRAKGIDMAFVTLHVGAGTFQPVRVDNVLEHKMHSEWADVPEEVVAKILATKAAGKRVIAVGTTSVRSLESAARASEGELKAFRGDTDIFIYPGFRFRVVDAMVTNFHLPESTLIMLVSAFAGHAEVMRAYEHAVAQKYRFFSYGDAMFVTKKAP, encoded by the coding sequence ATGCGTTTAGCCGATTTTTCCTTTGAATTGCCCGATGAGCTTATTGCCCGCTACCCCATGCCGGAACGCAGTGCCTCCAGGCTTTTGACCCTGGATGGCAACAGCGGCGCCCTGGCAGACAGGCAGTTTGTTGAGCTGCTCGAGTTGATCGAGCCGGGCGATCTGATGATATTCAACAACACCCGGGTGATCCCGGCCCGCCTGTTCGGCCAAAAGGCCAGCGGCGGCAAGCTGGAAATCCTGGTGGAGCGTATGCTGGATGACAAACGCATCCTGGCCCATGTGCGCAGCTCCAAGTCCCCCAAACCCGGCACCGAGATCCTGCTCGACGGTGGTTACCGCATGACCATGCTGGCCCGCCACGATGCCCTGTTTGAATTGGCGCTGGAAGATGAGCTCAGCATTCTCGATGTGTTGGAGGCCGTAGGCCATATGCCGCTGCCACCCTATATCGACAGACCCGATGAGGATGCCGACAAGGAACGCTACCAGACCGTTTATAACCAGAAGCCCGGTGCCGTGGCGGCGCCAACCGCCGGACTGCACTTTGACCAGCAAATGCTGGCCGATCTCAGGGCCAAGGGCATCGACATGGCGTTTGTCACCTTGCATGTGGGTGCCGGCACCTTCCAGCCGGTACGGGTCGACAATGTGCTGGAACACAAGATGCACTCCGAGTGGGCCGATGTACCCGAAGAGGTGGTGGCCAAAATTCTCGCCACCAAGGCCGCAGGTAAAAGAGTCATCGCCGTGGGCACTACCTCGGTACGTTCACTGGAAAGTGCGGCCCGTGCCAGCGAGGGTGAGCTGAAGGCTTTCCGTGGTGATACCGACATCTTTATTTACCCAGGATTCCGCTTTAGGGTGGTGGATGCCATGGTGACCAATTTCCACTTGCCCGAGTCCACTCTCATCATGCTGGTGAGTGCCTTTGCCGGCCATGCCGAAGTGATGCGGGCCTACGAGCACGCGGTTGCGCAAAAATACCGCTTTTTCAGTTATGGCGACGCCATGTTTGTAACTAAAAAAGCCCCCTGA
- a CDS encoding acyl carrier protein phosphodiesterase, producing the protein MNFLAHLHLADISNTSLAANLAGDFSKGAIAGHPQSLRQGIWLHRQIDKITDEHELSRELLAKFPKGLTRGAGILMDLAFDHMLARYWDEYHHQPLAEFSQRAYASLKASADLPESLRAVLPRMEQEDWLMAYAGRQGLNQAISGVRKRLSRPELLDNAEKVVEKMDVEIEIAFRTLYPQLMAYSRRLARTTPAEFL; encoded by the coding sequence ATGAACTTTCTCGCTCACTTGCATCTTGCAGACATCAGCAATACCAGCCTTGCAGCCAACCTTGCCGGGGACTTTTCCAAAGGTGCCATCGCCGGTCATCCGCAATCACTGCGCCAGGGGATCTGGCTACACCGCCAGATAGACAAAATTACCGACGAGCATGAACTGAGCCGGGAATTACTGGCCAAGTTTCCAAAAGGCCTCACCCGCGGCGCCGGCATTCTGATGGATTTGGCATTTGATCACATGCTGGCCCGCTACTGGGATGAATACCATCATCAGCCACTGGCCGAGTTCAGTCAGCGTGCCTACGCCAGTCTCAAGGCCAGCGCCGATTTACCCGAATCACTGCGGGCAGTGTTACCACGCATGGAGCAGGAAGACTGGCTGATGGCCTATGCCGGTCGTCAGGGCTTGAACCAGGCCATCAGTGGCGTGCGTAAACGCCTCAGTCGCCCCGAGCTGCTGGACAATGCCGAAAAAGTGGTGGAAAAAATGGATGTGGAAATCGAGATTGCCTTTCGCACCCTCTATCCCCAACTGATGGCCTACAGTCGGCGCCTGGCACGTACCACACCGGCCGAATTTCTTTGA
- a CDS encoding RluA family pseudouridine synthase, giving the protein MQIFHYQPPALPWLDIRYRDRDLIVISKPSGLLSNPGRAPETHDCALTRLQRLYPDTLLVHRLDCATSGIMVFARNKKAESNLKTQFQDRHTEKLYIAEVAGIVVPDEGEIDLPLGADKLNPPWQQVDIEGKSALTRFKVLERRQDSTLLQLMPLTGRTHQLRVHMLALGHPILGDDFYGQDTPFADTTVELARPRLCLHAQSLSLSHPYNGKPLQFVSRHPFSGS; this is encoded by the coding sequence ATGCAAATTTTCCACTACCAGCCACCGGCCCTGCCCTGGCTCGACATTCGATACCGCGATCGCGACCTGATTGTGATAAGCAAACCCTCGGGGCTATTGTCCAATCCGGGGCGCGCTCCGGAAACCCACGACTGCGCCCTGACCCGGCTGCAACGGCTCTATCCCGACACCTTGCTGGTACACAGGCTCGACTGCGCCACGTCGGGGATAATGGTGTTTGCCCGTAACAAAAAGGCCGAGTCCAATCTCAAGACCCAGTTTCAGGACAGGCACACAGAGAAGCTGTACATCGCCGAAGTGGCCGGTATTGTGGTGCCGGATGAGGGCGAAATCGATTTACCACTGGGGGCGGATAAATTGAACCCGCCCTGGCAGCAAGTGGACATTGAGGGGAAGAGTGCCCTGACCCGGTTCAAGGTACTGGAGCGACGCCAGGATTCGACCCTGCTGCAGCTGATGCCGTTAACCGGACGCACCCACCAGCTGCGGGTACACATGCTGGCCCTGGGCCATCCCATACTGGGTGATGACTTTTACGGCCAGGACACGCCTTTCGCCGATACCACGGTTGAATTGGCACGCCCACGCCTTTGTCTGCACGCCCAGAGCCTGAGCCTCAGCCATCCTTACAACGGCAAGCCCTTGCAGTTTGTCAGCCGCCATCCCTTCAGCGGAAGCTAA
- the sstT gene encoding serine/threonine transporter SstT: MDNNNSLLARLASGSLVLQILVGIIIGVALASISPEWAHQLAFLGDLFVGALKAIAPVLVFVLVASSIANQNHHSHTHMRPILVLYLVGTFAAALTAVSLSFLFPTTLVLQDAAAGATPPQGIGQVLHTLLFKVVDNPINALMTGNYIGILAWGAGLGLALHKASTTTKTVLSDVSHGVSQMVRVVIRLAPLGIFGLVTETIAQTGFAAIGGYLRLLAVLLGAMLIIALLVNPLIVFLKIRRNPYPLVLTCLRESGVTAFFTRSSAANIPVNMALCERLKLHEDTYSVSIPLGATINMAGAAITITVLTLAAVNTLGIQVDLPTALLLSVIASVSACGASGVAGGSLLLIPLACSLFNIPNDVAMQVVAVGFTIGVIQDSAETALNSSTDVLFTAAACEAAEQRG; encoded by the coding sequence ATGGATAATAACAACTCTTTGCTGGCCAGACTCGCCAGCGGCAGCCTGGTGCTGCAAATTCTTGTGGGGATCATCATTGGTGTCGCCCTGGCCAGTATCAGCCCTGAGTGGGCCCATCAGCTGGCATTTCTGGGCGATCTTTTTGTTGGCGCGCTCAAGGCCATAGCCCCTGTGCTGGTATTTGTGCTGGTGGCTTCCTCCATCGCCAATCAGAATCACCACAGCCACACCCATATGCGTCCCATTCTGGTGTTGTACCTGGTGGGGACCTTCGCCGCGGCCCTAACCGCCGTGTCACTGAGCTTTCTGTTTCCCACCACTCTGGTATTGCAGGATGCGGCCGCAGGTGCCACTCCGCCCCAGGGCATAGGCCAGGTGTTGCATACCCTGCTGTTTAAGGTGGTGGATAACCCGATCAATGCCCTGATGACGGGCAACTACATAGGGATCCTTGCCTGGGGCGCGGGTCTGGGATTGGCACTGCACAAGGCAAGCACAACCACCAAGACTGTGTTGTCAGATGTCAGCCACGGTGTTTCGCAAATGGTGCGGGTGGTGATCCGTCTGGCGCCGCTGGGGATCTTTGGTCTGGTGACCGAGACCATAGCCCAGACAGGTTTTGCCGCTATCGGTGGATATCTGCGCTTGTTGGCGGTATTGCTCGGCGCCATGCTGATAATTGCTCTGTTGGTGAACCCGCTGATTGTGTTCCTCAAGATCCGCCGCAATCCTTATCCACTGGTGCTGACCTGCCTGCGCGAGAGTGGTGTGACGGCCTTCTTTACCCGCTCATCGGCCGCCAACATCCCGGTCAACATGGCCCTGTGTGAGCGTTTGAAGTTGCATGAGGACACCTATTCAGTGTCCATTCCTCTGGGCGCCACCATCAACATGGCCGGGGCGGCCATCACCATCACAGTGCTGACACTGGCGGCGGTGAATACCCTGGGGATCCAGGTCGACCTGCCCACTGCGCTGTTGCTCAGCGTCATCGCCTCTGTGTCTGCCTGTGGTGCCTCTGGCGTGGCGGGCGGTTCGCTGCTGCTGATCCCGCTGGCCTGCAGCCTGTTCAATATTCCCAATGATGTGGCCATGCAGGTTGTCGCCGTGGGCTTCACCATAGGCGTTATCCAGGATTCGGCCGAGACAGCGTTGAACAGTTCCACCGATGTGCTCTTTACCGCTGCCGCCTGTGAGGCTGCCGAGCAGCGAGGCTGA